In one Oleidesulfovibrio alaskensis DSM 16109 genomic region, the following are encoded:
- a CDS encoding M20 family metallopeptidase — protein sequence MQHIVELTSDLIRFPSMHSRPEQISRCAGFIMDWCAQNGIHAERMDHDGIPSVMVLPEKGRAGLLLMAHIDVVDAEDDLFVPRVENDRLYGRGANDDKYAVALGLVMFRDRLNALKAAGRSQKDMALGLLITGDEEIGGMNGAAKALPLIRADYVVALDGGNPQQVITKEKGIIDIKLTCTGKAAHGARPWMGVNAVDLLMEDYTRLKTLFAEENEDHWHRTVNLGRIRAGESTNKVPDVAEGWFNIRVTEHDDPAALIDKIRKTVSGTVSIVRTVPVFLAADSPYTERLLALSGATAGKAHGASDARYLGENGLTGVVWGAEGFNTLHSRDECLHIPSLQSIYDPLMQLAREMEEHAAV from the coding sequence ATGCAACACATTGTCGAACTGACAAGCGATCTCATCCGCTTTCCCAGCATGCACTCCAGACCGGAGCAAATCTCACGCTGTGCCGGTTTCATCATGGACTGGTGCGCACAGAACGGCATTCATGCCGAACGCATGGACCACGACGGAATTCCCTCCGTTATGGTGCTGCCCGAAAAAGGCAGGGCGGGGCTGCTGCTGATGGCCCACATAGATGTGGTGGACGCGGAGGACGACCTGTTTGTTCCGCGTGTGGAAAATGACAGATTGTACGGACGCGGCGCCAATGACGACAAGTATGCCGTGGCGCTGGGACTTGTCATGTTCAGAGACCGGCTGAACGCCCTGAAGGCCGCCGGACGCAGCCAGAAGGACATGGCGCTGGGGCTGCTTATCACCGGCGACGAAGAAATAGGCGGCATGAACGGCGCCGCCAAAGCCCTGCCACTCATCAGGGCCGACTATGTGGTGGCGCTGGACGGCGGTAATCCGCAGCAGGTCATCACCAAGGAAAAAGGCATCATCGACATAAAGCTGACCTGCACGGGAAAGGCGGCCCATGGCGCCCGCCCGTGGATGGGAGTGAACGCCGTTGACCTGCTGATGGAGGACTATACGAGGCTGAAAACGCTGTTTGCCGAAGAAAATGAGGACCACTGGCACCGCACGGTCAATCTGGGCAGAATACGGGCCGGAGAATCCACCAACAAGGTGCCCGACGTGGCGGAAGGCTGGTTCAACATCCGCGTGACGGAACATGACGATCCCGCAGCACTGATTGACAAAATACGTAAAACAGTCTCGGGAACGGTCAGCATTGTGCGCACCGTGCCTGTTTTTCTGGCTGCAGACAGCCCCTACACAGAAAGACTGCTGGCGTTGTCCGGTGCAACGGCGGGCAAGGCCCACGGAGCAAGTGATGCCCGGTATCTGGGCGAAAACGGCCTCACGGGCGTTGTATGGGGTGCCGAAGGCTTTAACACCCTGCATTCACGCGATGAGTGTCTGCACATTCCCAGTCTGCAGAGCATCTACGACCCGCTGATGCAGCTCGCCCGCGAAATGGAGGAGCATGCCGCAGTTTGA